Part of the Desulfurobacterium pacificum genome, CGTTCCAACAACTTCGCCGTTTTCTTCGCAGACCCAGAAATCCCTTATGTTTTCGTAGATACTGTTGATTGAGCGGGGGAGCATCAATCCCTGTTTGGCGTATTCGTTAATGAGATACTGGATTTTTTCTGCATCGGATATGAGGGCTTTTCTTACGTTTCTCAATTTGCTGCCTCTCTGTTAAATTTCCAGTCCTTCAATATATCCTTTTTCAAACGCTTTGTCTGTAGCCAAATCTAAAACGGTCGCTTTTTCTTTGATTTTTTCTGCTTCTTCTAAGTTTCCTGTTAGTAAGAGTGAGGCGCCTTTAAGTGCAAGGTTACCTTTTGGGATTGGGACGGGTAGGTTTTCAGGTATAACCTTTAGACCTTTGATGCTTCTTGAGTCAAGATGACTTCCAAAATCACCGCTGAAGAAAAGGTAATCCGGTATTTTTCTACCGTTTGTCAGGGCGTAAAGCCCTCCATAAATAGCTCCTTTTGCTAAAAGGAATTTTCTTACATCTGATTGGGTTAAAGCAATTAACGAATCTTCATCTTTGTAAAGAACAAAGGCTTTTTCACCTTCTATGGTTTCAATATAGTTGTTTATCAGCGGAGGTAGGTTATCTGTAAAAGTTCCTTCTCTGTTGAGAACTTTAAAGCTTTTTAGCAGGTGTATAAGGTCAAAGTAAGCGCTTGCACATAAACCTGCAGGTTTTTTGTTTCCTATGGTCAGAAACCTAAAGCTTCTGCCATCAAAGAAAACTTTGTAGATTGCTCCTTCAACTGCTCTCATTCCGGAAAAAAGTCCTACTCCTTCAAAGGCTGGTCCTGCGGGGACAGAGGAAGCTAAGAAGGTATCTTCTGTTATGAGTCCCATCTCTGCGTTCGTTCCTAAGTCTGCTATGAGGAAAGAGTCTATTCCTTCTTTCTTTATGGCTAAAACGTTTGATAGGAAGTCTGAGCCGACGAATCCGCCTATTAGAGGAGGAAATATGAACGTTGTGTTTTCAAAACCTTCTACGCCTAATTCTTTTCCTGTCTTAATTACTGTATCTGAGACTATAGGAGAAAAGGGATGCGCTTCAAAGCTTTTTACCGGCAGGTTCAAAAGAAAGTGATGGATTACCGGGTTTGATACGGCGATAACTTTGGAAATTTTAGTGTTGAATTCTTTGAGAATCAGTTTGATAGATTTGAGAAGGAGTTCTCTCTCTTTACTGTAGAAACCTTTGGCTCCCTGTTCTACTCTGGTTACGATGTCTGCACCGAAGACAGATTGCAGGTTGAGAGTTTTAAGTCTTTTTATGAACTTTCCTGTGTTTAAATCAAAAGCAGCGGTTTCTATTCCTGTTGTTCCTACGTCAAGGGCAACGCCTATGCCTGTTTCTGACGATGGAAGGATGTCTGGTAGAGGTTCACCAGTGTATATGAGGTTTTCTTCGGCTATTTCTACTTCACCTTCAAAAGGTCCCCAGAACAGGCAGGAGATGACGTCTTTGCCGCTTATTTTTACAGTGCATTTGCCGCAGATTCCCCTTCCGCCGCAGTAGGCGGATTTTATCAGTCCTTTTTCTCTCAGGACGCGGTAGAGGGTTTTGTCGGGGGGGATGGAGACGTGGATTTTCATTTTATTTCCAGTCCTCTTGCTTTGAGGAAATCTTTGAATTTATCAAGTGTTCTTACCAGCTCTTCTGATTTTTTGAGAGCAATTTTGACTGTGTCTATGATTATTTCGGTTTCCCAGGGGTAAGTATGGGTTAGAATGTTCCTCAGTTCTCTTAATTCTTTCCACTTTTGTGCTGATTCAATGAGTTCAAGCCTTTCAAGTCTGTTTAAAATGTCTATAAACGGTTTGTTTCTGACTTCTTCGCCTAAAAATTCAAGCGTTAGTGGGAAGAGTTTTTCTCCCATAGAGTCCTGCAGTTTGGAGAATCGGAAGATAAATGAGTCTATCGTTTCTACTTTTTCGGGATTCTGGAGAATTTTTTCGTCTATTCTGTTCCAGCTTTCTATTTTCTTCTTGGAGTAAACGAGACGTTCTCTATGTTTTTCCAGTTCATTGAAAACTACTTTAAGGTCTTTCAAATTTTTACTCCTTTACTCTTTGCTTCTCTGCATATGAATTCCTGGCAGTCTTTCCTTTTAATTACTACATCTATCTTCTGGTCTCCGATGGCATCTTTTAGTTTTACTAAAAACTTTATTTTCTTTTCAACAACGTTTTGATAGTTATCGGTTTCTACATAAATGTCTATATCTCCGCCTTTCTTTGAATCGTCAACGCGAGAACCAAAAATCCACACCTCCACCCCCTCCCCAAACACTTCCACCGCTGTTTCCTTTATAGCTTTAATCTCTTCCTTGCTAAGCCTCATTTTTAGTAAACCGGCGTTAGCCAGTGTGAATACTTTTCGTTTTCCCCTTTAACGATGGAGAAGTAAGTTTCCTGCAGTTGTTTCGTTACTTTTCCGATTTCGCCGTTTCCTATAGTTACGTGGTCAACCTGAACAATTGGTGCCACCTGAGCAGCAGTTCCTGTGAAGAACGCTTCATCTGCTACGTAGATTTCGCTTCTTAGAATCGG contains:
- a CDS encoding HepT-like ribonuclease domain-containing protein: MKDLKVVFNELEKHRERLVYSKKKIESWNRIDEKILQNPEKVETIDSFIFRFSKLQDSMGEKLFPLTLEFLGEEVRNKPFIDILNRLERLELIESAQKWKELRELRNILTHTYPWETEIIIDTVKIALKKSEELVRTLDKFKDFLKARGLEIK
- a CDS encoding ASKHA domain-containing protein; its protein translation is MKIHVSIPPDKTLYRVLREKGLIKSAYCGGRGICGKCTVKISGKDVISCLFWGPFEGEVEIAEENLIYTGEPLPDILPSSETGIGVALDVGTTGIETAAFDLNTGKFIKRLKTLNLQSVFGADIVTRVEQGAKGFYSKERELLLKSIKLILKEFNTKISKVIAVSNPVIHHFLLNLPVKSFEAHPFSPIVSDTVIKTGKELGVEGFENTTFIFPPLIGGFVGSDFLSNVLAIKKEGIDSFLIADLGTNAEMGLITEDTFLASSVPAGPAFEGVGLFSGMRAVEGAIYKVFFDGRSFRFLTIGNKKPAGLCASAYFDLIHLLKSFKVLNREGTFTDNLPPLINNYIETIEGEKAFVLYKDEDSLIALTQSDVRKFLLAKGAIYGGLYALTNGRKIPDYLFFSGDFGSHLDSRSIKGLKVIPENLPVPIPKGNLALKGASLLLTGNLEEAEKIKEKATVLDLATDKAFEKGYIEGLEI
- a CDS encoding nucleotidyltransferase domain-containing protein; amino-acid sequence: MRLSKEEIKAIKETAVEVFGEGVEVWIFGSRVDDSKKGGDIDIYVETDNYQNVVEKKIKFLVKLKDAIGDQKIDVVIKRKDCQEFICREAKSKGVKI